From one Rhodoferax sp. PAMC 29310 genomic stretch:
- the hemA gene encoding glutamyl-tRNA reductase: protein MAVWALGINHTTAPLDLRGRFAFALDQVGPTLRGLRASYSRQPEAALISTCNRTEIYCAGEQVELEHTLDWLAQAGGVSPTLLRTHSYALQDGFAARHAFRVASGLDSMVLGEPQILGQIKDAVRAAEAEGALGTTLSQLFQRSFAVAKEVRTSTEIGAHSISMAAAAVRLAGQLFEDLAEVKILFVGAGEMIELCATHFAAKNPKSIAIANRTLERGEKLATRFGGEVMRLADLPDRLHEFDAVVSCTASTLPIIGLGAVERAIKRRKHRPMFMVDLAVPRDIEVEVKALEDIYLYTVDDLAGVVQTAQASRQAAVAQAEAIVDAGVQSFLHWVDQRGSVPLIQQLNAQADEWRLSEITRARKLLARGDDVDAVLEALSKGLTQKMLHGAMAELRAGDSEARDRASAAIQHFFLRKER, encoded by the coding sequence ATGGCAGTCTGGGCTTTGGGCATCAATCACACGACCGCACCGCTAGATTTGCGCGGTCGGTTTGCGTTCGCCCTGGATCAGGTGGGCCCCACTTTGCGGGGCCTGCGCGCCTCGTATTCGCGCCAACCCGAAGCCGCCCTGATCTCCACCTGCAACCGCACCGAAATCTATTGCGCTGGGGAACAAGTCGAACTGGAGCACACGCTGGACTGGCTGGCCCAGGCCGGTGGCGTCTCACCCACTCTGCTTCGCACCCACTCCTACGCCCTTCAAGACGGCTTTGCCGCGCGCCATGCGTTTCGTGTGGCCAGTGGGCTGGACTCCATGGTGCTGGGCGAGCCACAGATTCTGGGACAAATCAAAGACGCGGTCCGTGCCGCTGAGGCCGAAGGCGCCTTGGGCACCACACTCAGCCAGCTGTTTCAGCGCTCCTTTGCCGTAGCCAAAGAGGTTCGCACGTCTACCGAAATTGGCGCGCATTCCATCAGCATGGCGGCCGCAGCCGTTCGCTTGGCGGGTCAATTGTTCGAAGACCTGGCCGAGGTCAAGATTTTGTTTGTGGGTGCCGGCGAGATGATCGAGCTGTGCGCCACGCACTTTGCGGCCAAAAATCCCAAATCCATCGCCATTGCCAACCGCACGCTGGAACGCGGCGAAAAACTCGCCACCCGCTTTGGTGGCGAAGTCATGCGTCTGGCTGATTTACCTGACCGTCTGCACGAATTTGATGCGGTGGTGAGCTGCACCGCCAGCACTTTGCCCATCATCGGTCTGGGCGCGGTCGAGCGCGCCATCAAACGGCGCAAACACCGCCCCATGTTCATGGTCGATCTGGCCGTGCCGCGTGACATCGAAGTCGAGGTCAAAGCGCTGGAGGACATTTACCTCTACACCGTGGACGACCTGGCCGGTGTCGTGCAAACCGCACAGGCCAGCCGCCAGGCCGCCGTGGCGCAGGCCGAAGCCATTGTGGACGCCGGTGTGCAGAGCTTTTTGCATTGGGTGGACCAGCGCGGCTCTGTTCCCTTGATTCAACAACTTAACGCTCAGGCTGACGAATGGCGTTTGTCCGAAATTACCCGGGCCCGCAAACTACTGGCGCGCGGTGACGATGTGGACGCCGTGCTGGAAGCGCTCTCCAAAGGCCTGACGCAAAAGATGTTGCATGGCGCCATGGCGGAGTTGCGCGCTGGCGACTCTGAGGCACGCGACCGGGCCAGCGCGGCCATTCAGCACTTTTTCCTGCGCAAAGAACGTTAG
- a CDS encoding GNAT family N-acetyltransferase, with protein MSLIFVEAEPQHLPDLLDLILTQGPNEWNWLPLAGVQAHVDDIAQGRAGALLALDEGRLVGAVTFCLTREFSRYQSAAEAKTEHGYVCEAVVRVDQAGRGVGTQLLKEVVALMAGQGVFSVYIDRHEENAASAGMMRKAGFVELETFPEPARRPHGSGRTTVSRAQTNPPGP; from the coding sequence ATGTCTTTGATTTTTGTCGAGGCGGAGCCGCAGCACTTGCCCGATTTGCTGGACTTGATCCTCACGCAGGGCCCCAATGAGTGGAACTGGTTACCGCTGGCCGGGGTGCAAGCCCATGTGGATGACATTGCGCAAGGCCGGGCGGGCGCCTTACTCGCTCTGGATGAGGGGCGTCTGGTGGGAGCCGTGACGTTTTGCCTCACCCGTGAGTTCAGCCGATACCAATCTGCCGCTGAGGCCAAAACCGAACACGGCTATGTCTGCGAAGCGGTGGTTCGCGTCGATCAGGCGGGGCGGGGTGTGGGAACGCAATTGCTCAAAGAAGTCGTGGCGTTGATGGCGGGCCAAGGCGTTTTTTCGGTGTACATCGACCGGCATGAAGAAAACGCCGCCTCAGCCGGCATGATGCGAAAGGCGGGGTTTGTCGAACTTGAAACCTTTCCCGAGCCGGCACGCCGGCCCCACGGCTCAGGCAGGACTACCGTGTCCAGGGCGCAAACAAATCCACCCGGTCCGTGA
- the ugpB gene encoding sn-glycerol-3-phosphate ABC transporter substrate-binding protein UgpB codes for MKLKLATAALVAVFSLSAQAQTEVQWWHSMGGALGEWVNDLAKDFNASQTEYKIVPTFKGSYDESMTAAIAAFRSGNAPHILQVFEVGTATMMASKGAIVPVGKVMADSGVKFDAKAYVPAVAGYYTALNGQMLSFPFNSSTPVFFYNKDAFKAAGMDPEKPPTTWPEVALAAAKLKTSGQKCPFTSSWMSWTQLESFSAWHNTEFATKGNGMRGIDARLNFNSPLHVRHIENLGNMAKTGLFVYKGRGNAADATFVSGECAMSTASSSLYGNVKRNAKFAFGISTLPFYPDVAGAPQNTVIGGASLWVMSGKKAAEYKGVGQFFAYLSRPEVAAASHQRTGYLPVTLASFKLTDESDFYKKNPGTDVPVTQMIRKTTDKSRGIRLGNFVQIRTINDEELENVWAGKKSAKEALDTAVQRGNEQLERFQKANKS; via the coding sequence ATGAAACTGAAATTAGCGACCGCGGCCCTTGTAGCCGTCTTCTCTCTCTCAGCACAGGCCCAAACTGAAGTCCAATGGTGGCACTCCATGGGAGGCGCCTTGGGAGAGTGGGTCAACGACTTGGCCAAAGACTTCAACGCCAGCCAGACCGAGTACAAAATTGTTCCCACCTTCAAGGGCAGCTATGACGAGTCCATGACGGCGGCCATCGCGGCCTTCCGCTCCGGCAACGCGCCCCACATTCTGCAAGTGTTCGAAGTGGGCACTGCCACCATGATGGCCAGCAAAGGCGCCATCGTGCCTGTCGGCAAAGTCATGGCAGACTCGGGTGTCAAGTTTGACGCCAAGGCCTATGTGCCTGCGGTGGCCGGTTACTACACCGCCCTCAACGGTCAAATGTTGAGTTTTCCCTTTAACAGCTCGACGCCCGTCTTCTTCTACAACAAAGACGCCTTCAAGGCGGCGGGTATGGACCCTGAGAAGCCACCAACGACCTGGCCTGAGGTAGCATTGGCGGCCGCCAAACTCAAGACATCTGGTCAAAAGTGTCCGTTCACCAGTAGCTGGATGAGCTGGACGCAGCTGGAGAGCTTCTCTGCATGGCACAACACCGAGTTCGCCACCAAAGGCAACGGCATGCGCGGTATTGACGCACGGCTGAACTTCAACAGTCCTCTGCATGTGCGCCATATCGAGAACCTGGGCAATATGGCCAAAACCGGCCTGTTTGTGTACAAAGGCCGTGGCAATGCAGCCGACGCCACCTTCGTCTCAGGCGAGTGCGCCATGTCCACCGCATCGTCGTCTTTGTACGGCAACGTCAAACGCAACGCCAAGTTTGCCTTTGGTATTTCCACCCTGCCTTTCTACCCAGACGTGGCCGGTGCGCCTCAGAACACTGTGATCGGTGGAGCCAGTTTGTGGGTGATGTCGGGCAAAAAAGCGGCCGAATACAAAGGCGTTGGTCAATTCTTCGCTTACCTGTCACGGCCTGAAGTGGCAGCTGCCAGCCACCAACGCACTGGCTACCTCCCCGTCACACTGGCATCATTCAAACTGACCGACGAGAGCGACTTCTACAAGAAGAACCCTGGCACCGACGTGCCTGTGACACAGATGATTCGCAAAACAACAGACAAGTCGCGCGGCATTCGCTTGGGCAACTTTGTGCAGATTCGCACTATCAACGACGAAGAACTCGAAAACGTCTGGGCTGGCAAGAAATCAGCCAAAGAAGCGCTGGACACCGCGGTTCAACGCGGCAATGAGCAACTCGAGCGCTTCCAAAAAGCCAACAAGTCTTAA
- the ugpE gene encoding sn-glycerol-3-phosphate ABC transporter permease UgpE — protein sequence MIERRPVLTVISHLVLILGVMVVAFPLYLTLIASTQSAEQIVQSYPMSLLPGGHMIETYKTALFGGFTSAGSKIPAAAPMMWVSMLSALIIAIGKIAISLLSAFAIVYFRFPFRSVVFWMIFVTLMLPVEVRIGPTYEVVSNLNMLNSYAGLTVPLIASATATFLFRQFFLTVPDELVEAARMDGAGPMRFFKDVLLPLSSTSIAALFVIQFIYGWNQYLWPLLVTTEEDMYPVVMGIKRLITGESYVEWNVVMATAILAMVPPALVVILMQRWFVKGLVDTEK from the coding sequence ATGATTGAACGACGCCCTGTCCTGACGGTCATCTCGCATCTGGTGCTAATTTTGGGGGTGATGGTGGTGGCTTTCCCGCTTTACCTGACCCTGATTGCCTCCACCCAGAGTGCCGAGCAGATCGTGCAGTCCTACCCTATGTCGCTGCTCCCCGGTGGGCACATGATTGAGACCTACAAAACCGCCCTGTTTGGCGGCTTCACCAGCGCCGGCAGCAAGATACCGGCGGCAGCCCCCATGATGTGGGTCAGCATGCTCAGCGCCCTGATCATTGCCATTGGCAAGATCGCCATTTCCCTGCTGTCAGCGTTTGCCATCGTGTACTTCCGCTTCCCGTTTCGCTCGGTGGTGTTCTGGATGATCTTTGTCACCCTGATGCTGCCCGTGGAAGTGCGCATTGGCCCCACCTACGAGGTGGTCTCCAACCTGAACATGCTCAACAGCTATGCGGGCCTGACGGTGCCGCTGATTGCGTCCGCCACCGCCACGTTCTTGTTCCGGCAGTTTTTTCTGACGGTGCCTGACGAGTTGGTGGAAGCCGCCCGCATGGACGGAGCGGGCCCGATGCGCTTCTTCAAGGATGTGCTGCTGCCCTTGTCCAGCACCTCGATTGCGGCGCTGTTTGTAATTCAGTTTATTTACGGCTGGAACCAGTACCTGTGGCCGCTGCTAGTCACAACTGAGGAAGACATGTACCCGGTGGTCATGGGCATCAAACGCCTGATCACGGGTGAGTCCTATGTGGAATGGAACGTGGTCATGGCCACCGCCATTCTGGCCATGGTGCCCCCGGCGCTGGTCGTCATCCTGATGCAACGCTGGTTCGTCAAGGGCCTGGTAGACACGGAAAAGTAA
- the ugpQ gene encoding glycerophosphodiester phosphodiesterase, with protein sequence MLVTHDNWPYPRWIAHRGAGKLAPENTLAAFRLGASHGYRMFECDVKLSADGVPFLMHDDTLPRTTNAREVLGAGQSAVGGDHPWGELAQLDAGSWHSRTYAGEPLPTLDNIASYCLRNSFYLNIEIKPTPGQDAQTGEVVANEAARLWQGADVPPLLTSFKPDALEAAQAAQPQLPRGLLLDTLWTGWLETALRLECVAIVCNHALWDTSSVTQAKSAGFRTLSYTVNDEWAAQRLIELGTDGIITDRVDLFAPWTR encoded by the coding sequence ATGCTAGTCACTCACGACAACTGGCCCTACCCCCGCTGGATCGCCCATCGGGGTGCCGGCAAGTTGGCGCCGGAGAACACCCTGGCCGCGTTCCGCCTGGGCGCCAGCCATGGCTACCGCATGTTTGAGTGCGACGTGAAATTGAGCGCCGACGGCGTGCCCTTTCTCATGCACGACGACACGCTGCCACGCACCACCAATGCGCGTGAGGTACTGGGCGCCGGCCAAAGCGCAGTCGGTGGTGACCACCCCTGGGGTGAGCTGGCGCAATTGGATGCTGGCAGCTGGCACTCGCGCACCTACGCCGGTGAGCCCTTGCCAACGCTCGACAACATCGCCAGCTACTGTCTGCGCAACAGCTTCTACCTGAACATCGAAATCAAACCCACGCCGGGTCAGGACGCACAAACCGGGGAAGTTGTGGCCAACGAGGCCGCGCGCCTGTGGCAAGGCGCCGACGTGCCGCCGCTGCTCACCTCGTTCAAGCCAGACGCACTGGAAGCCGCTCAGGCGGCCCAGCCCCAGTTGCCCCGCGGGCTGCTTCTGGACACGCTCTGGACCGGTTGGTTGGAAACCGCGTTGCGTCTGGAATGCGTGGCGATCGTCTGCAATCACGCCTTGTGGGACACCTCCAGCGTGACTCAGGCCAAAAGCGCCGGGTTTCGGACCCTGAGCTACACGGTGAATGACGAATGGGCCGCCCAGCGCCTGATTGAGCTAGGAACCGACGGCATCATCACGGACCGGGTGGATTTGTTTGCGCCCTGGACACGGTAG
- the ugpA gene encoding sn-glycerol-3-phosphate ABC transporter permease UgpA gives MEKRVRFKSSWLPWVLIAPQMAIVLIFFFWPAAQALYQSVLTQDPFGMSTEFVGLENFKRLWDDATYWGSFRTTAVFSILVAVIGLSLALMLAVMADRVLKGAAIYKTLLIWPYAVAPVVAGVLWLFMFASPMGVVSYYLQAFGIEWNHLLNANHAMTLIVAAAVWKQISYNFLFFLAGLNSIPKSLIEAAAIDGAGPWRRFRTIVFPLLSPTTFFLLVINVVYAFFDTFGIVDATTQGGPGKDTAILVYKVYYDGFKALDMGGSAAQSVVLMTIVITLTVIQFRFVEKKVQY, from the coding sequence ATGGAAAAACGCGTTCGATTCAAATCAAGCTGGCTGCCCTGGGTCTTGATTGCACCGCAGATGGCGATCGTGCTGATCTTCTTCTTTTGGCCTGCGGCGCAAGCGCTCTACCAAAGCGTACTCACCCAGGACCCCTTCGGCATGTCCACCGAGTTCGTTGGCCTGGAAAATTTCAAGCGACTCTGGGATGACGCGACCTACTGGGGGTCCTTCAGAACCACCGCCGTGTTCTCCATTCTGGTGGCGGTCATTGGCCTGTCGCTGGCGTTGATGCTGGCGGTCATGGCGGACCGGGTCCTCAAAGGTGCGGCCATCTACAAAACCCTGCTAATCTGGCCCTACGCTGTGGCGCCCGTGGTGGCAGGTGTGCTGTGGCTGTTCATGTTTGCCTCGCCAATGGGCGTGGTGTCGTATTACCTGCAGGCGTTTGGCATCGAGTGGAATCACCTGCTCAACGCCAACCACGCGATGACCCTGATCGTCGCCGCCGCCGTGTGGAAACAAATTTCGTACAACTTCCTGTTTTTCCTGGCCGGCCTAAATTCCATTCCCAAATCACTGATTGAAGCTGCGGCCATTGACGGTGCAGGTCCGTGGCGCAGGTTTCGAACCATCGTGTTTCCGCTCTTGTCTCCCACCACCTTCTTCCTGCTGGTGATCAACGTGGTGTACGCCTTTTTTGACACCTTCGGCATCGTGGACGCCACGACACAGGGCGGTCCTGGCAAAGACACCGCCATTCTGGTCTACAAGGTGTATTACGACGGATTCAAGGCGTTGGACATGGGTGGCTCGGCGGCCCAGTCGGTCGTCCTGATGACCATCGTCATCACGCTGACGGTGATCCAGTTCCGGTTTGTTGAAAAGAAAGTGCAGTACTAA
- a CDS encoding sn-glycerol-3-phosphate import ATP-binding protein UgpC, translated as MASISLRNVVKRYGNSKTGLQVIHGVNAEVADGEFIVIVGPSGCGKSTLLRMVAGLEEVSGGEICIGPRVVNDLEPAERDIAMVFQNYALYPHMSVFENMAYGLKIAKVPSAEIQARVDKAAKILEIGPFLQRKPRELSGGQRQRVAMGRAIVRQPQVFLFDEPLSNLDAKLRAQTRLEIQKLHRELGITSLFVTHDQVEAMTLAQRMIVMNAGVMEQFGTPEEVYNRPATTFVASFIGSPPMNLLKSAPDAVPGTITGIRPEHLDIGSTGWALRVEAIEMLGAERLIYGRWEHGSGDELVIIRTEESQAVPAVGSTIHVMPRPDKLHCFDGSTGKRMETRS; from the coding sequence ATGGCTTCCATTTCTCTGCGCAATGTCGTCAAGCGCTACGGCAACTCAAAAACCGGCCTCCAGGTCATTCACGGCGTCAATGCCGAGGTGGCAGATGGGGAGTTCATCGTCATCGTCGGCCCCTCGGGCTGTGGCAAATCCACCTTGCTGCGCATGGTCGCCGGGCTGGAAGAAGTCTCCGGCGGAGAAATCTGCATTGGCCCCCGTGTGGTCAACGACCTGGAACCCGCCGAGCGTGACATCGCCATGGTGTTCCAGAACTACGCGCTCTACCCTCACATGAGCGTGTTTGAGAACATGGCCTACGGCCTGAAGATCGCCAAAGTGCCCTCCGCCGAAATCCAGGCCCGTGTGGACAAAGCGGCCAAAATTCTGGAAATCGGACCGTTTTTGCAGCGCAAACCGCGTGAACTGTCGGGCGGGCAACGCCAACGCGTCGCCATGGGCCGCGCCATCGTGCGCCAGCCCCAGGTGTTTTTGTTTGACGAGCCACTGTCCAATCTGGACGCCAAACTGCGCGCGCAGACCCGTCTGGAAATTCAGAAATTACACCGCGAACTCGGTATCACCTCTCTGTTTGTGACGCATGACCAGGTGGAAGCCATGACGCTGGCCCAGCGCATGATCGTCATGAACGCAGGCGTGATGGAGCAATTCGGCACCCCGGAAGAGGTCTATAACCGCCCCGCTACCACTTTTGTCGCCAGCTTCATCGGCTCGCCCCCCATGAACCTGCTGAAAAGTGCCCCTGATGCCGTGCCGGGCACCATCACCGGCATTCGCCCGGAGCACCTGGACATCGGCAGCACCGGCTGGGCGCTGCGCGTCGAAGCGATCGAGATGCTGGGAGCCGAACGACTGATTTATGGTCGTTGGGAGCATGGCAGCGGCGATGAACTGGTCATCATCCGCACCGAAGAGTCGCAGGCAGTGCCTGCGGTGGGCAGCACCATCCACGTCATGCCTCGCCCCGACAAGCTGCACTGCTTCGATGGCAGCACCGGCAAACGCATGGAAACACGTTCCTAA